From Glycine soja cultivar W05 chromosome 4, ASM419377v2, whole genome shotgun sequence, the proteins below share one genomic window:
- the LOC114410322 gene encoding transcription factor SPEECHLESS-like, with protein sequence MDDSLCDIFDDKEFGSEHFGGDDLFAILESLESDFTDFPPPINEEAVVAAVSKDNNEDVSRLVSQKSTSSSAPLDSETELETSSKTKRQKLTPTTPEEANPDGQQKMSHITVERNRRKQMNEHLTVLRSLMPCFYVKRGDQASIIGGVVDYISELQQVLQALEAKKQRKVYSEVLSPRLVSSPRPSPLSPRKPPLSPRLNLPISPRTPQPGSPYRPRLQAQQGYNNIISPTMSNVSLDPSPTSSANSSINDNINELVANSKSPTADVEVKFSGPHVLLKTVSQRIPGQAMKIITALEDLALEIVHVNINCAADDTMLNSFTIKIGIECQLSAEELAQQIQQTFC encoded by the exons ATGGACGATAGCTTATGCGATATTTTCGATGACAAAGAGTTTGGGAGCGAACACTTTGGTGGGGACGATCTCTTTGCCATTTTGGAGAGCCTAGAATCGGACTTCACCGACTTCCCTCCTCCCATTAACGAAGAagctgttgttgctgctgtcTCCAAAGACAATAACGAGGATGTCTCAAGATTGGTGTCTCAAAAGTCAACCTCTTCGAGTGCTCCACTTGATTCCGAAACTGAGCTTGAAACCTCTTCCAAAACCAAGAGGCAGAAGCTTACTCCTACTACTCCAGAGGAAGCTAACCCAGATGGACAACAAAAGATGTCTCATATTACTGTTGAACGCAACAGGAGAAAGCAAATGAATGAACACTTGACCGTGTTGAGGTCGCTTATGCCTTGCTTTTATGTCAAAAGG GGAGATCAAGCATCGATAATTGGAGGAGTGGTTGATTACATCAGCGAGTTGCAGCAGGTGCTCCAAGCCCTAGAGGCCAAGAAGCAAAGAAAAGTCTACAGCGAAGTCCTGAGCCCTAGGCTCGTTTCAAGCCCAAGGCCTTCACCACTGAGTCCTCGGAAGCCCCCTTTAAGCCCGAGACTGAACTTGCCAATTAGCCCAAGAACTCCACAACCAGGAAGCCCTTACAGGCCAAGGTTGCAGGCGCAGCAAGGCTACAACAACATCATTTCACCAACCATGTCCAACGTCTCTCTCGACCCTTCTCCCACTTCTTCTGCCAACTCCTCCATCAACGACAACATCAACGAGCTTGTTGCAAACTCCAAGTCCCCCACTGCTGACGTGGAGGTCAAGTTTTCAGGTCCTCACGTTCTTCTCAAAACGGTGTCTCAACGAATTCCAGGGCAGGCTATGAAGATTATAACGGCACTTGAAGATCTTGCGCTCGAAATCGTTCATGTCAACATTAACTGTGCTGCGGATGATACCATGCTAAACTCATTCACTATCAAG ATTGGAATTGAATGCCAACTCAGTGCCGAAGAACTCGCTCAACAAATCCAGCAAACATTCTGCTAA
- the LOC114410320 gene encoding RNA polymerase sigma factor sigE, chloroplastic/mitochondrial-like, with protein MGVVTVSGSASRTPLGFNTKFSTHRLKRPLIVAFKGDKHNDSALVATQEKIPVPVETAKKTQKKRIGKSNKLPKRESSPSSMDVDYNEAAAMLENIYKLSPASHTGNAECIDDKIKRVSRRGKKVVDESEEKELKGDRVVRRQNKNKKAKRLTLDQRISLKNNKRGDEVIPTRKKRNFRNRIEKIEELIREYSVSNDFISMDWKRMRIPPVLSSSEHAWLFKLMQPMKALLQVKEDLQKELAREPADGELADATNMSITQVKKAIDVGQAARNKLIKHNLRLVLFVINKYFTDFASGPRFQDLCQAGVKGLITAIDRFEPNRRFRLSTYSLFWIRHAIIRSMTLSSFIRVPFGLESVRAEIQKAKTELTFKLQRSPTEEEIIERVHISPERYHDIIKASKSILSLNSRHTTTQEEFINGIVDDDGVNGDNRKQPALLRLALDDVLDSLKPKESLVIRQRFGLDGKGDRTLGEIAGNLNISREMVRKHEVKALMKLNHSARLDYLRRYVV; from the exons ATGGGAGTTGTGACTGTTTCTGGCTCAGCTTCTCGGACTCCATTAGGATTCAATACGAAGTTTTCCACTCATCGTTTGAAGAGACCTTTAATTGTAGCATTTAAAGGGGATAAGCACAATGACTCAGCTTTGGTTGCAACACAAGAGAAAATTCCTGTGCCGGTTGAAACGGCAAAGAAGACGCAGAAAAAAAGGATAGGAAAAAGTAACAAACTACCTAAGAGAGAAAGTTCTCCATCTTCCATGGATGTGGACTACAATGAAGCTGCTGCTATGCTTGAAAATATATACAAACTCAGCCCTGCTTCTCATACCGGTAATGCAGAATGTATAGATGATAAAATCAAAAGAGTCTCTCGGAGAGGGAAGAAGGTTGTTGATGAAAGTGAAGAAAAGGAGTTAAAGGGTGATAGGGTGGTCAGAAGgcagaacaagaacaagaaagcTAAACGGTTGACTCTTGATCAGAGAATTTCATTAAAGAATAACAAAAGAGGGGACGAAGTCATTCCGACtcgaaagaaaagaaactttAGGAACAGAATTGAGAAGATTGAAGAACTTATTAGGGAATATTCAGTATCAAATGATTTTATCAGTATGGATTGGAAAAGAATGAGAATACCTCCCGTTCTTTCTTCTTCAGAGCATGCTTGGTTGTTCAAATTGATGCAACCTATGA AGGCACTGCTTCAAGTGAAAGAAGATTTACAGAAGGAGCTAGCAAGAGAACCTGCAGATGGTGAACTAGCTGATGCAACAAACATGAGCATTACTCAAGTAAAGAAAGCAATAGATGTTGGTCAAGCTGCTAGAAACAAACTCATAAAG CACAATCTCCGGCTTGTCTTGTTCgtgatcaacaaatattttACAGATTTTGCAAGTGGCCCTAGGTTTCAAGATCTTTGTCAGGCAGGAGTAAAGGGACTTATAACAGCAATTGATCGTTTTGAGCCAAACAGGAGATTTCGGTTATCAACATATAGTTTGTTTTGGATAAGACATGCTATCATTCGTTCGATGACTCTCTCAAGCTTCATACGTGTTCCCTTTGGACTTGAATCC GTTCGAGCAGAAATCCAAAAGGCTAAAACTGAGTTAACATTTAAGCTTCAGAGGTCACCAACAGAGGAAGAAATAATAGAAAGAGTTCATATATCCCCTGAAAGATACCATGACATAATTAAGGCATCAAAATCCATTCTTTCGCTGAACTCAAGACATACAACTACACAAGAGGAGTTCATTAATGGGAttgttgatgatgatggtgTTAATGGTGATAATAGGAAGCAACCTGCTCTACTAAGGCTTGCTCTTGATGATGTG cTTGATTCCCTGAAGCCGAAGGAGAGCTTGGTGATCAGACAGAGATTTGGACTTGACGGCAAGGGTGACAGAACGTTGGGAGAAATTGCTGGGAATTTGAATATATCTAGGGAAATGGTTAGAAAGCACGAAGTCAAGGCTCTTATGAAGCTCAACCATTCAGCTCGATTGGATTATCTTCGCCGTTATGTTGTATAA
- the LOC114410321 gene encoding probable WRKY transcription factor 30, with protein MDNMGDPKSIIHELLQGLELARQLQVYLHLPTSSQETRDLLIQKIISTFEKALEMVNCKGPVPAGESSHYPLGAALIRVSDSPLSSSPRSEDSDRDFKDQDPNAFKKRNTLPRWTKHIRVTPGMGVEGPLDDGYSWRKYGQKDILGALYPRGYYRCTHRNVQGCMATKQVQRSDEDPTIFEITYRGKHTCTMANNVGSSSSPIPPENQEPSLNNTNPQQQNILQNLEQQQSDLLLSLRKGLRVQTENLDSPDQQSLVPFRFPLSTNIKIESQVFPSPVLENFISSPSYMSSAASGISHFSVSPSGVNSFGGNPNLANSESQINDMIPATTTSAPNSSTVGLEFPFDQFEFDGQNFTFDNPPFFS; from the exons ATGGACAACATGGGTGACCCAAAGAGCATCATACATGAGCTGCTACAAGGTTTGGAATTGGCAAGGCAACTCCAAGTGTATCTCCACCTGCCAACTTCGTCCCAAGAAACACGTGACCTACTGATCCAGAAGATCATATCAACATTTGAaaaagcacttgaaatggtaAATTGTAAAGGGCCAGTGCCAGCGGGTGAGTCATCACATTATCCCCTAGGGGCTGCATTAATCCGAGTGTCAGATTCACCTTTGAGCAGTAGTCCCCGCAGTGAAGACTCTGATAGAGATTTCAAGGACCAGGACCCCAATGCTTTCAAAAAGAG AAACACTTTGCCAAGATGGACAAAACATATTCGAGTTACCCCAGGAATGGGGGTGGAAGGGCCTCTTGACGATGGATATAGTTGGAGAAAATATGGCCAGAAAGACATCCTTGGAGCCTTGTACCCGAG GGGCTATTACAGATGTACCCACAGAAATGTTCAAGGCTGCATGGCAACAAAGCAAGTGCAAAGATCCGATGAAGACCCCACCATTTTCGAAATCACTTACCGAGGAAAACACACCTGCACAATGGCCAACAACGTGGGTTCTTCTTCATCACCAATTCCACCAGAAAACCAAGAACCAAGTTTGAACAACACAAATCCTCAGCAGCAGAATATCTTGCAAAACCTTGAACAACAACAAAGCGACCTACTTTTGAGCCTGCGGAAAGGGTTGAGAGTCCAAACAGAGAACCTAGATTCCCCTGACCAACAATCATTGGTTCCGTTCCGTTTCCCTTTGTCCACAAACATCAAAATTGAAAGCCAAGTTTTCCCTTCCCCTGTGCTTGAAAACTTTATTAGTTCTCCTTCTTATATGTCCTCTGCTGCTTCAGGAATAAGTCACTTTTCAGTGTCTCCAAGTGGGGTGAACAGCTTTGGAGGGAACCCAAATTTGGCAAATTCTGAGTCTCAGATCAATGACATGATCCCAGCCACTACTACttcagctccaaactcatcaaCCGTTGGCTTAGAGTTCCCTTTTGACCAGTTTGAATTCGATGGCCAGAACTTCACATTCGATAACCCTCCATTTTTCTCTTGA